The Candidatus Nitronereus thalassa genome includes the window CATTGAGATTCATTCAGCAACCGCAACAACACGGAACATAAAAAGAGCCGCCTTCCCAAATGGAAAGGCGGCTCTTCGTCGGCGCATACACGCCACAAACAGACTTGCCTTCGCTTACCTCGACCCGCCTATCATGGACAGTCGAGCCTTTTTGCCGAAAGTTGCCCTGGGGTTTGCTTCCCGCCACCGAGGAAATATCATTTATTCTTAGTGGAGTCGTCTGTATTTTTTCTGCTCATCTTAAGCACATGCCAACGGGCATGACCACCAAACAGACAGCACGAACGCCAGCTAAAAGCAAAAAACCCGCTGTGAGAGGAAGGCACTCTTCATCATAGGCGGGACCAACTGGTCAGGTGGAGTATCGTCTTGCATTGCCAGACCCTCCTTTGTGTGTCGAATCGAGGAGTGAGATTTCCCCTCGGGAAATACCTCCAATATGAGGCAAGAAAAAGGCTACGCCGAATCAAGAATGATGTCAATGACTTTGACCAAACAAATCAAGCCTGGGTCGCGGGGAACTGCACTGCTTTCGACGATGTTGCCTCCGTCGCCGAAGGGTTTCAATCGTAGAGAGTGAGGAAAAAGAAGGCTGAGATTGACGAGTCCCTATGATACCCACCCATGCACAAGTAAATCCTAATAAGACCAGGCATGCCGCCGCAAAAGCATCAAAAGACAACAACGGCAACACGATCACTTTTTCAGATAACCGTGAACCAAACAATTCACCACGGCTCAAGATAATTGGGGTCGAGAGAAAGAACCCAATCAGGAGTCCACCAACAAACCGCTTAAGTGGGCTAATCATACTTTAACTCGTTTCCTTATCGCTCATCTTTCATCCATTCACGGAAACCTTTTGAATCCAGCATGAGATCTTTAGGTGTTCAATCCGTGAAGCTAATAGGCGTGAGTATTGGTCAGGACTTGCTTTCCCTTCTCAAGTACGGAATCCACATGTTGCATGACTTGACCACCCATGTGGGTCATTTCGTCTTGAGCTTTGTTGAGTTGCACCCGAATCTGCCCACGCGTCACACGGCCAGAATGAGGCGCAAATAACATTCCCAAGCCAGCTCCTACGGCCATGCCACCGGCAACCATTCCTGTCCTTATCAACACTTGTCGAAGCATAGACATCCAACACCTCCTTGCTAGAAATAGAGTAGGGTTTCCCACCGCTCGTAATCCGAGGGGAGAGAGTTTCTCTAAGCAAGTGTGCCCCCCTCCAGGAATTCGGTAAATACGCGGTTTGAAGTAGAAATTGGTGAAGACCTACCAATCTCAAACTAGGGGAAAAGCAAAATTCTACCTAGGAAAGCACCTGCCTAGACCGAAGCCTTCCCACATTGGAGTTTTTGTGCCCCCCTACCGATAAGTGGGGCATGAGCGTGTCGATGTTTACGGTTAAACCTGATTTTACCCCCCATGACCAGCTTCGCCTGTTAGAGGCCTGGGATGCCTGGGGCATTTCACGTGACCAACAACGAAGTTGGCAAATTCAACTTTTTGGCCCTGGATTCCACTCCCACCTCTCAGACTATTGTAGTTACCAAACCATTCACGCCAAAGACGACCAACTCGAACTTCCTTTTGACATTGAAGTGTCCGATTCTCCGATTTCTGAATAAATAATTTGGAAATTCACATCAGATCAGCGGTGTATATCTCCCCCTTTTCAAACCCAGCCAGTAGTACTTTCCTCTCACGTAAGAAATTTTGTGCAGAGCTCAATACAGAAACATAAGAGAAAAAATAGGAAAGTCACTTTATCTGCGCACATCACCCAGGAAAGATTTGACTAAACTCCATCGAAGAAGAAATAGACGCGGTTAAGTTTCACCAACAAAGGCCGAAGTCACTGAAATAACCATTATTTACCCATCCATAAAAGGAGGCATTTCATGGATGTTTCAGCTGTAAGTGCAGCGAGCGCCGGGCACGAGGTTCATACCAAAGCCTCTGCCTCAGAAAAACAATCCCCACCACCGCCACCTCCTGCTCAAGGTGATTCAGTGGAAATTTCCGATGATGCCAAAACCTTGGCGTCTAAATCCGTGTTAGACGAATAACACGTCTCCCTAGAAGTGGTACGTCAAGGGAGGGACGTACCTCTTACCCATCACAGTTTTTTGGTTTTCTCCTGCATTTGCCTAAGCGAATGGCAACCCATTCTGGATTCTACTATTTCCCGACACCCTCCAAGACAAACCCTGTCACCAGAAAAAACCAAAGGGTTTTAATCCATAGATTCCTGACAACAGATAGATTAATATTTCGGAATTGACACCTAGACATCCGGACGGACATCCTATAGAAAGTCTATATCTTCTGAAGTAGACCCAACAGGGCACATGAGATATCAGTGACTAATCAAACCAAAACACAACAATTTAAAAATCTACTTCTTTCAGATCAGTTGGAGTTTATTTGCGAAGCGCATAATGGGCTGAGTGCCAAGATCGTAGAAGAGGCGGGATTCAAAGGTATCTGGGGAAGTGGGCTGACGATTTCCGCTCAGTTTGGAGTGCGGGACAATAATGAGGCGAGCTGGACCCAAGTGTTGGATAACTTGGAATTCATGTCCGACGCGACACAGATTCCCATTTTACTCGATGGTGATACCGGCTATGGCAACTTCAACAACATGCAACGGCTCATTCGGAAGCTGGAACAACGCCACATTGCCGCCGTGTGCATCGAAGACAAACTATTTCCAAAGACCAATAGTTTTTTGAAGGGCGATGCCCAACCCATGGCGGACATGGATGAATTTTGCGGGAAGATTAAAGCCGGAAAAGATGCGCAAACCGACGATGATTTTTGTATCATTGCACGAGTCGAAGCGTTTATTTGCGGTTGGGGATTAGCCGAGGCGTTACGACGCGCCGAAGCCTATCATCAGGCTGGGGCCGATGGCATTTTGATTCATAGTGCCCTGGCTATTCCCGACGAGATCTTAGCATTCAAACGCGAATGGGGAAATCGTAGCCCGGTGGTCATTGTCCCCACCAAGTATTATTCCACGCCAACAGAAATTTTCAGACAATCGGGATTTTCCATGGTCATTTGGGCCAATCATCTCCTTCGGTCCGCAGTGACTACTATGCAAAAAACTGCTCAAACGTTAATGGAAAACCAGCACCTGCTAGCCATCGAAGATCGTATCGCCCCAGTATCTGAGGTATTTCGTCTACAAGGCGCGGCCGAACTCCAAGAAGCAGAGAAACGCTATCTTCCACAGAACGCCGAGAACATGGCCGCCATTGTTCTTGCCGCCTCTCGTGGTGATGAACTAGGCGAGCTCACAGAAGACAAGCCGAAAACGATGGTGCCGATTCAAGGCATGCCAATTCTTTCGCATATTGTGGATGCTTATAACGCCGTAGGCGTCAAAAATATTACCGTCGTTCGCGGGTATAAAAAAGAAGCGGTTACGCTCCCAAACCTCACCTATGCGGACAACGATGATTTTGCCAGCACTGGAGAATTAGATTCCCTACTCAAGGCGCTTCGCACAAAAAAAGGCACCTTCCAAGACACGATTATTTCCTACGGTGATGTCTTGTTCAATCAATACATTCCCCAAACACTCTTCCATGCACCGGAAGACTTTGTCATCTCCGTGGATAGCCAATGGGAAGGGAGAACCAGCTATAGCCGCCTTGGAGGGTTCGCCGAATGTACTACTCCAAATTCCCGGAAGGCCTTTCATTCCAAAGTCTATCTCACGAAATTAGGGCACGATGTCACGGAAGGCTCGATCCATGGCGTCTGGATGGGGTTCCTCAAAGTATCTTCCAAAGCATGCGAACAACTCCAAGAAATTTTAGAGCATCTACTAGCCGATCCGGCCAACCGGAAAGCCGGCATGTCTGAATTGTTTCAAGAATTACTCCGGCGGAATCATTCCATCCGCGTACTGTATACGGTCGGGCATTGGCTTGATATTAACAGCCTTGAAGATGTCGTACAGGCTGGAGAGTTTTAACCTCAATTTTCATTGACACGAGACCATCGTCTCAAATAGAAATCCCCCATGCTGAACCCCGAACAATTTTTTGAATGTCTTCAACACCATGGGGTGTCATTTTTTACGGGCGTCCCCGACTCGCTTCTCAAAGACTTTTGTGCCTGCGTCACGGAGAAGGCTGCCGCCCACCAACATATTATTAGCGCCAATGAAGGGGGAGCCGTAGGCCTCGCGGTCGGTTATCATCTCGCCACCGGAAAAATTCCGTTGGTGTACCTTCAAAATTCCGGGGTAGGAAACATTATTAATCCGCTGTTGTCGTTGGGCGACCCTGAAGTCTATGCCATTCCTATGTTATTCGTCATTGGATGGCGAGGAGAACCAGGCGTGCATGATGAGCCGCAACATAAAAAACAGGGGCGCGTGATGCTCCCGATGCTGGATTCAATGGAGATTCCCTATGCCATTGTCAGCCTGGAAATGGCCGAGGCCGAAGTAGCTATCAAACAAGCCCTTCACGAAGCCCATTCCAACCAGGGCCCCTATGCCCTTATCGTGCGAAAAGGCACGTTTAGCTCATTTCAACTTCAGCAACCACAAACCCCGGCCATGGAATTGACCCGGGAAGATGCGATTCGCGAAATACTTGAGGAACTTGGAGGTCAGGATATTGTCGTCTCCACCACCGGCATGCCCTCTCGAGAAGTCTTTGAAACCCGAGCCCACAAAAATCAAGGGCACCAACGCGATTTCTTAACCGTCGGAGGGATGGGGCATGCGTCACAAATCGCTTTGGGTATTGCGCTTCAAAAACCCCACAGACAAGTCTTTTGCTTGGATGGCGATGGTGCGACACTCATGCATCTGGGAGCCCTGGCCATTAATGGATCCCTCCAGCCACAAAATTTCCACCATATCGTGCTGAATAATGGGGCCCACGATTCCGTGGGGGGGCAACCTACTGTGGGATTCCAGGTAGACTTTCTCCAAATGGCCAAAGCCGCAGGTTATCAAACAACAGCTCAGGTACAATCGGCTGAAGGAATCAAACACGAACTCACCACACTTCGAAAATCCCCAGGTCCGCATTTACTGGAAATCCGTGTCAAAAAAGGCGCAAGAAAAGATTTGGGAAGACCAACCTTAACTCCCATTGAAAACAAACAGGGATTCATGAGGTTTCTTTCCTAGGCTAGGAAGACGTTATGCGCAAGGCGTAATATATGAAACGAGAATTTGCCAACGAATTTAATTCCGCGGCACAATAACGATAAAAATTTTCCTCAACCATTAATCATGAAAACAATCACAACCTACAATGGCATTTCCATACCTGCTTTCATGTATGGAACAGCCTGGAAAAAAGAGGCCACAGCCAATCTCGTCCAATTGGCGGTCCGTGCGGGCTTTAAAGCCATCGACACCGCCAACCAACTGGTCCACTATAATGAAGCCCTAGTTGGCGAGGCCCTACTTGCCTTGGCCAATCAAGGCATCTCACGAGACTCCTTATTTCTTCAAACTAAGTTCACCCCAGTTTCAGGCCAGGACCATCGCACCCCATATGACCCGATGGCCTCTCTTACAGACCAAGTTGAGCAATCGTTCGAGAGCTCTCTTCAACATCTGCATACGGATTACCTCGATTCTTACATGTTACATGGGCCCTATTCGCGATACGGGTTAGGAAAAGAAGACTGGGAGGTGTGGAAGGCTATTGAAGGAATTTACCAATCAGGTCGAGCAAAAATGATCGGCGTCAGCAATATGACAGCTAGCCAGCTCAATCTGCTCTGCGAGAAAGCCACGGTGAAACCGATGGTCGTTCAGAATCGGTGCTATGCGGCCTTGGGATGGGATAATGAGGTTCGAGAAATTTGCAAGATACAGGATATCATTTATCAGGGCTTTTCCCTATTGACAGCCAATCAGAATGTATTAAGAACTGCGGAGATAGGAAAGATTGCTCAACGAGTCGGGGCGGGACCGATACAAGTCATTTTCCGGTTCTCACAACAAATCGGAATGCTCCCCTTAACCGGTACCACCAACGAGCAGCATATGAAAGACGATTTACATAGCGAACACTTCGACCTTACCTCTCAAGAGCTCACGCAAATTGAAAAAATGGGGTTATGATTTCTTGACCTCCGTTGCCTGGGTTTCTGATTTCTCTGAATCACTAGATTCTTTCCCCCCGGCATCAGATACTCCATCATTCGTCTTCTGAGAGGAATCTTCAGTTTTCTTTTCCGTGTCCACCGCCTTCACATTTTTATTCTGATCACCCTTATTCTGATTTCCCTTATTCGACTCTGCCCATCCCTGGGATACCTTATTCTGACCGGCTGAGGAACCCATACTAATCTTTCCATTAAAGGTCACCCCGTTGTCCATGGAAAGTTTCGGGGTGGAAATAGAGGCATCGATAACCGCGGGCGATTTAAGTTCGACTCGCTGGCTGGCGGTAATTTCCCCTTTAATTCGCCCGCTGGCAATAACCGACCCAGCTCGAATTTGGGCTTTCACGTTGGCTTGTTCACCGATAAACAGAATGTCGGTTGTTTCAATTTCCCCATCGAAGGTTCCATCGATTCGAACATTGCCTTTATACGTAAGAACTCCAGAAAACTGCACCTCGTGACCCACAAACGCCACGATATCTCCGAGTTCCGACAAAGTTCTACCCGCCGTACGTTTGGAGTCTTCATTTTTTTCATTATCCATGGAATTCCCTTTCATCCTGAAAGATACCCTCAAAATCCCCAATTCGGAGACACCCTACAAGAAAAACGCGTTTGCTTCAATGCAGAAACCTATTTTTCCTTTCTCATTACCGCCAGACCGAACCACCTAGAGGAGAAAATACCAAATCACCGAAGAAAACAATCACCTAAATCTTAACTCCACCCAGTGATGGCACATCGCCATGCCATTTTGCCTACGTAGCATTCGCTCCATTACCACCTCTCAATTAAGATATTAAGCGAACCACTCGAAATGCCGAACATGAAGACAGGATTCTCCCTGGTTCCCTTCATCCGTGTCACTCTGATATTGCGAGGCCAATGATATGCGGTGGATATTTCGAGCGGTGTTCCTCATTCTGATTCTCATCCCGGTTTCCGTAGTTGGGGCAGCCTATTTGGCAATCGAAGACCAACCCTTAATCCAACGCGACGTTCGACTCACGCCGAAAGAAGTGCAACAAGCGAAAAAGCTGTTTAAGGAACATGATCCTCGATCATTACAACATGGCGAAGTGAAAACTATCACGGTGAGCAGGCAGGATTTAGACTTGGCACTCAATTACCTGGTGCATTTGGTTGGGAACGGCGGTTCCATCGTGACCGTCACGGATGGATATCTCATGAGCAAAACCACGGTCAAACTCCCCAAGAATCCCGTGGGAGAATTCATTAATGTTGATCTGGGAATTGCCCAAACAAAAGACCGGCCACAGTTAGCCCATTTACGAATCGGACAACTCACAATTCCCCAATGGCTGGCCGAAAAGAGCCTTCAGCTCGCTCTTAGCCGAGCGTATCATGACACAGGGTCACCAGCAGCTAGTGAGATCATTCACCAGGTCGCCATTCACCCTGACCACATTCAAATTACCTATCAATGGAATTCTTCCATAACGGAAATTGTACGAAGTACCTTGGTGAGTCCGGAAGACCAGGAGCGACTCAAGGCCTATCATCAACGGCTCACCCAGGTCAGCACCACCATTGGATCACAATCCACCGTGTCTCTCGTCACCCTCATGCAGCCCTTGTTTGCGTTGGCACAAGAACGTTCCAAAGACGGCAACGTCATTCAAGAAAACCGGGCCGTCATTCTGGTACTTGCGGATTATATTAATGGCCGAGGGTTGCGGCGGCTGGCTCCCGATTCCGAGCATTGGGCGCAACCCATTCAGCATAAAGTCACCTTGTCCGGACGAAAAGATTTTTCCCAGCATTTTATCATTTCCGCGGCCTTGGCCATGGAAGGTGGCGATATGATCTCCAATGCCATCGGCCTCATGAAAGAAGTGGATGATTCCCGTGGCGGCAGCGGGTTTAGTTTCACCGATTTGGGCGCTGACAAAGCCGGCACACGTTTCGGCCAACTGATAACCACATCTAAGTCAGGTCCACAGCTCCAGCAAAAACTCGCCCGCGCCATTCGCGAACAAGATTTCATGCCGGAAACTAAAGACCTTCCTGAAGGTTTATCCGAATCAGAATTTCTCCAACGTTTTGGTGGAGTGGATAGCCCACGGTATAACAAGGTGGTCGCCAAAATTGACCAACGGGTCGCCGATCTTCCTCTCTATCGAAATTAGACCTTTCTCTTAACAATCCAAATGTTGTCCGCCCATTTCTGAGAAACAACTTTCCCTGCGAAACAGAAAGGCAGCACTCCAAAAAGATCATGGAATTCCTGTGCTCCTCAGCATACTACGCTCTTTACTTCTAATCGTTCTGCATCATCCTCTCTAGAATTCACCTTGACTCCACTTCCCCGGAGGCTTATGATTTTTATATAACATGGCTTGGGGGGTCGCTAATGGGATAATCCTCGGGCTTCTGCCTAGCACTACGTCTGAAGAAACAAAACTAAGCCTTTTCGGTGATGACAACCGAAAAGGCTTTTTTAATTCCCCCATGTCATCCACAATATTATGTCACCCTCAAAACCGCGTAAATTTTGCCTATAGAAAGGGAAGGAGAGACGCGGCCAAAGACTCGCAAGTCGGCACAGCACCCATTGAGAATGATGGGAAGGTTGTGAGTGGGGGAAGAACCCCCTGCCATCAATAACCATCTGTATTCTTCAAAGGAGGTGTATCATGTCAACTCCCAAATCCTCATCATTTTTTGGATCAACCCAAACCACCAACGGTTGCGTCATGGTGGTGGAGGACGATCCAAATATCAGAAACCACGTGTCCAAACTTCTGGAGAAAAAAGGGTATGACGTCATCGAGGTAGAAAACGGCACAAAGGCCATTGAAACTATTGGATCTGGAGAGAACCCCTTGGTAGTCGATGTGGTCATTGCTGATATCGACAAACCCAAGGGCATGGAAGCCATTAACTTCCTTAAAAAAGAGTATCCCCGTGTGTCAGTGATCGCATTAACGGGATTGGAAGAGAAGTTAAAGACCACTCAAGTAGAAACCAAAGTGGTCATTCTCGGGGCAGGAAAAGGTGGCTCTGCGTTTCTTGACCTATTGAATCACCTTCCCGAAGTCGAAATTGTAGGCATCGCGGATAAAGTCGCCTCAGCTCCTGGATTAATTAGCGCCCGTCAACTTGGGGTCCCTGTTTGGGATAATATCATAGAACTTATCGCCCAGGAGGACGTGAATCTGATTGTGGATGTCACCGGGAACCCTGAAATGGCTCAGATTATTGAAAAACATAAAAGCGATACAGCCGAAATTCTTAGTGGGACTGCCTCAAAACTTCTCTGGGATGTGGTCCGATACGAATCACAGATGCAAAGCCATGTCCTCCAAACGGAAAAGATGTCTAATCTCATGAAGGCTGGAATGATCTTTGATTACCTCATCAAGCCTGTAAAAGAAGATAAAATTAACTCCGTGATTATCCAAGCCATGGATCACCGGGAAATCGCCAAGCTCTAAACACACTGACCCTGGCCATGAGGATGTAAACCATACATAGCAGGTCCACAAAAGAACACCGTTACAGGGAAAAAACATACGCACCATAGGAGAGAAGAAATACACCTCTGCTGTGGTGCCTTCCCAGACATTTACCCTCCCCCAAATCCGTCTTTTTGAATGGCAGAGAGTTCGCAACTTCATCCTAAAGGCCGTCAAACTTGTCGCTAAAAATTGCTCGGCCAGATATCCGATCGCGTTATCCAATTTCTCGAGATTCCACCTCCAACCACCATGGTCGTTCGTGTTGCGAAGCCATACGAAAGGCCTTAGGATTCCTTTCCAGACAAAAGGATTCGAATCAATTCCATCATGGCAAAGAGTTGGGGTTGATCATTTCCCAACAGGCGCAGCAACTCAAAACCATACGATGAATAACTCTCTTCAGGCCATCTCATTATCAGGAATTTTGTGGGCCTTTGCGCCAACGCTCATTGTTTTGGCCATTCTGTATGGATGGAAGCTCAATTTAAACGCTACACTGCATGCCATCACACGCATGTTTGTTCAATTACTGCTCATCGGATATGTCCTCGTGTTTATCTTTGAGACCGAACATGCCGGCGTAATTCTTTCAGTGTTAGGGGTGATGCTAGTTGCGGCAAGCTGGATTGCATTACGACCAGTCAAAAATAAACACCCTCGGCTCTACCAAGATGCACTCCTCGCCATTGTGATTGGCGGAGGACTCACTCTGGGGCTAGTCACTCAAGTCATCCTCGAAGTCCAACCCTGGTTCTTGCCACGGTATGTAGTCCCTTTGGCGGGAATGCTCTTTGCCAGTGCCATGAACGCCGTCAGCTTAGCTGCTGAACGTTTCGAGGCAGAATGCGGAAGAGACCGTTCCTATGCCGAAGCCAGAAATACGGCACTACGTGCAGCCCTTATCCCTGTAACCAATTCATTGTTTGCCGTCGGGCTAGTTTCCTTGCCCGGCATGATGACTGGTCAAATTCTTTCCGGCATTTCCCCCCTCATCGCGGCCAAGTATCAAATAGTCATTATGTGCACCGTCTTTGGCAGTTCTGGAATTTCCGCAGCTCTCTATTTGACATTCGCAAAGAAGCATTCATCCCTAAAACAAATAGATGCCCCGATTCATTGATTTCCCGGCACTACCGAGAGCCAGAAAACCCCAACTGCCGCCAGGCTTCATAGACGACCACCGCCACGGCATTACTCAAATTGAGACTCCGGCTCTCGGGTCTCATGGGAATACGAAGACGATGTGAAAGTGGCAAGGTATCCAAAAAATCGACAGGAAGGCCTCGGGTTTCTGGTCCAAAGATCAAAGCATCGCCAATCTGAAAGGAAACTTCCTGATAGGGCTGCCGGCCCTTCGTGGTGATTCCAAATATTCTGCCAGGCTTTCTTTTTTCCAGATAGGCATCCAAACTTTCATGAACCGCCATGTTGGCTAATTCACGGTAATCAAGCCCCGCTCGTCTGGCCTTTTTGTCATCGATTTTAAAACCCAAGGGCCGGATCAAATGTAAGGGGAAGCCTGTGTTCGCACAGAGCCGGATAATATTCCCCGCGTTTTGAGGAATTTCCGGTTGATAGAGAACAATATCGAGCATGGAAGCGGTAGTGGTTGGAAATGAAAAAAGAACGGCTGCGATTTAAACTCACAGGGACAGGTTTAGAGAGGGACGGGTGACGCTATTAATTGGATCCACAACATTTTTTATATTTTTTTCCGCTTCCGCAGGTGCAGGGATCATTCCGTCCGACTTTGGGTTGGGCACGAACTACCGTCTGTCCTTTGGGTTGCACACTGTCATGGTAATACCACGTCCCATCCTGTTTTCGAAATAGGCTGAGTTCATGATGAATTTGTGGGCCTTCATCTGTGAGAAAGGTGGCTTTAAATTCAACCGTACCACTTTCATCATCCGGACCTCCCTGCTTGGTCTCAACAATTTCTAATCCTTGCCAATTCGTTGACTCCGCCCATTGCCGGCTCCCCTGCATATCAATATCGGCACGGCTTTTCGGATCATGGGTACGCTCGATAAAATCCATTTCAATCTGCGTATAGGCGGTATACCTCGCCCTCATGAGTTGCTCGGCCGTCGCAGCTTGTTTTTTCCCTTTAATGAGCGGCTCACAACACTGACTGTACTTCGCCCCACTTTGACATGGACATTCCATTCGACACTCCAATGAAGGTTAGACCAAAATGGTCTTCTTGTACTTCCCTAAGAAAGAGAAGTCAAAAGTCTCCATTCCAGGCATTTCAAGAAATTTCTTAATCCGCCACAACGAAATGTCGTGTACTTCTTGAAATATCACGGTTCCTCTTTTTTTTATTGTGCCTAGTCACCAATAGAATCAATGCGTTACATTGAGTTTGTATTGGCATGCCCTGTGCTAGTATGAATCCAGGCAAAAAGGCAAGATAAACTAGGAATTAATCGGAGTACAAGAATGCCCATGTACGCTATGAAGTATTATTGGAAAACCTATACGACCCTCACCCTCCTGACTATTGCCCTTGCTCTCGGGATGGGAGGTGCGGTTTTCCATTACCTGACTCAAGCCTATGCTTCAAAAACGGACCAGGCTCCGGAACACATGCCTACACCAACTGTTGATGTCGTCACGCTACAACCACAGTCTGTGCGCACGTGGAGGGAATTTTCAAGCCGTTTACGAGCAGTGGATTATGTCGAAGTCCGTCCGCAGGTAGGAGGCACCATTACTCAGGTACTTTTTGAAGAGGGGGCCATCGTTCATAAAGGGGATCCTCTTTTTGTGATTGATCCAAGACCTTTTGAAGCTGAATTTGCAAGTGCGCGAGCGGAGTTAGAATCGGCCCGCTCGCGCGCCACTATGGCCAAACAGGAACTGAGCCGTGCGCAAGGGTTGGTAAAAAAGAACGCTATCTCTCAAAGCCGTTTTGATGCGGCCACCAATGACTATAAAGTTGCGATAGCCTCAATCAACGCAGCCAAGGCACGAATCACACGCGCCACACTTGATCTCGAATATGCGCATATTAAGGCACCAGTCACCGGACGAATCAGTCGCGCCGAAATTACCGAAGGCAATGTCATTGAAGCCGGTCCTAACGCCCCAGTACTGGCCACAATTGTTTCCGTGGATCGACTCTACGCAGAGTTTGATGTGGATGAACAGACCTATGTCAGCACCAGACGCCAGGCAACTGGAGACACAATGCCTGTTCAGTTAACACTGACGAGTGATCAAAGTGTGATCTATGAAGGGATCATTCACTCATTCGACAATCAACTCGATACCACGTCTGGCACGATTCGGGCTCGGGCTATATTTTCCAACACTGATGGCGTCCTGGTTCCAGGAATGTTTGCCACAGTTCAAATGGGGTCTCCGACAGAACAATCAATGTTGCTCATTAATGATCGAGCAGTGCGAACGGATCAAGATAAGAAATACGTGTATGTGGTGACACCTGAAAATACTGTCGCCTACCGCGAGGTCAAACTCGGTCGAGCCATTGAAGGAAAGCGTATGGTCCATTCGGGTCTCGAAGCGGGAGATCAAGTCCTGGTAAACAGTTTGCAACGTGTGCGCCCAGATATGGAAGTCCAGCCAATCGAACTCTCGAACTCCATCACGCCGAAATTTGAATCATGAACATCGCAAAATTCTTTATCGATCGCCCAATTTTTGCGGGAGTGCTCTCCACCCTTATTTTTTTGGGCGGCCTCATTGCCATGTTTCAACTTCCGATTTCGGAATATCCGGATGTCGTCCCCCCCTCCGTGTTGGTGAACGCGCAATTTCCTGGCGCCAATCCCAAGGTTATTGCCGAAACCGTCGCCACGCCTCTGGAAGAACAAATTAATGGCGTGGACAACATGCTGTATATGTACTCGCAATCAACCTCTGACGGAAAGATGACGTTGACGGTCACCTTTGAATTGGGGACAGATCCAGATCTTGCTCAACAGCTCGTGCAAAACCGCGTATCCCAGGCTCTGCCGCGCCTCCCTGCCGTTACCCGCCAGTTAGGGGTCA containing:
- a CDS encoding YtxH domain-containing protein, producing the protein MSMLRQVLIRTGMVAGGMAVGAGLGMLFAPHSGRVTRGQIRVQLNKAQDEMTHMGGQVMQHVDSVLEKGKQVLTNTHAY
- the aepX gene encoding phosphoenolpyruvate mutase; the protein is MTNQTKTQQFKNLLLSDQLEFICEAHNGLSAKIVEEAGFKGIWGSGLTISAQFGVRDNNEASWTQVLDNLEFMSDATQIPILLDGDTGYGNFNNMQRLIRKLEQRHIAAVCIEDKLFPKTNSFLKGDAQPMADMDEFCGKIKAGKDAQTDDDFCIIARVEAFICGWGLAEALRRAEAYHQAGADGILIHSALAIPDEILAFKREWGNRSPVVIVPTKYYSTPTEIFRQSGFSMVIWANHLLRSAVTTMQKTAQTLMENQHLLAIEDRIAPVSEVFRLQGAAELQEAEKRYLPQNAENMAAIVLAASRGDELGELTEDKPKTMVPIQGMPILSHIVDAYNAVGVKNITVVRGYKKEAVTLPNLTYADNDDFASTGELDSLLKALRTKKGTFQDTIISYGDVLFNQYIPQTLFHAPEDFVISVDSQWEGRTSYSRLGGFAECTTPNSRKAFHSKVYLTKLGHDVTEGSIHGVWMGFLKVSSKACEQLQEILEHLLADPANRKAGMSELFQELLRRNHSIRVLYTVGHWLDINSLEDVVQAGEF
- the aepY gene encoding phosphonopyruvate decarboxylase; amino-acid sequence: MLNPEQFFECLQHHGVSFFTGVPDSLLKDFCACVTEKAAAHQHIISANEGGAVGLAVGYHLATGKIPLVYLQNSGVGNIINPLLSLGDPEVYAIPMLFVIGWRGEPGVHDEPQHKKQGRVMLPMLDSMEIPYAIVSLEMAEAEVAIKQALHEAHSNQGPYALIVRKGTFSSFQLQQPQTPAMELTREDAIREILEELGGQDIVVSTTGMPSREVFETRAHKNQGHQRDFLTVGGMGHASQIALGIALQKPHRQVFCLDGDGATLMHLGALAINGSLQPQNFHHIVLNNGAHDSVGGQPTVGFQVDFLQMAKAAGYQTTAQVQSAEGIKHELTTLRKSPGPHLLEIRVKKGARKDLGRPTLTPIENKQGFMRFLS
- a CDS encoding aldo/keto reductase; amino-acid sequence: MKTITTYNGISIPAFMYGTAWKKEATANLVQLAVRAGFKAIDTANQLVHYNEALVGEALLALANQGISRDSLFLQTKFTPVSGQDHRTPYDPMASLTDQVEQSFESSLQHLHTDYLDSYMLHGPYSRYGLGKEDWEVWKAIEGIYQSGRAKMIGVSNMTASQLNLLCEKATVKPMVVQNRCYAALGWDNEVREICKIQDIIYQGFSLLTANQNVLRTAEIGKIAQRVGAGPIQVIFRFSQQIGMLPLTGTTNEQHMKDDLHSEHFDLTSQELTQIEKMGL
- a CDS encoding polymer-forming cytoskeletal protein codes for the protein MDNEKNEDSKRTAGRTLSELGDIVAFVGHEVQFSGVLTYKGNVRIDGTFDGEIETTDILFIGEQANVKAQIRAGSVIASGRIKGEITASQRVELKSPAVIDASISTPKLSMDNGVTFNGKISMGSSAGQNKVSQGWAESNKGNQNKGDQNKNVKAVDTEKKTEDSSQKTNDGVSDAGGKESSDSEKSETQATEVKKS
- a CDS encoding response regulator codes for the protein MSTPKSSSFFGSTQTTNGCVMVVEDDPNIRNHVSKLLEKKGYDVIEVENGTKAIETIGSGENPLVVDVVIADIDKPKGMEAINFLKKEYPRVSVIALTGLEEKLKTTQVETKVVILGAGKGGSAFLDLLNHLPEVEIVGIADKVASAPGLISARQLGVPVWDNIIELIAQEDVNLIVDVTGNPEMAQIIEKHKSDTAEILSGTASKLLWDVVRYESQMQSHVLQTEKMSNLMKAGMIFDYLIKPVKEDKINSVIIQAMDHREIAKL
- a CDS encoding ABC transporter permease, whose product is MNNSLQAISLSGILWAFAPTLIVLAILYGWKLNLNATLHAITRMFVQLLLIGYVLVFIFETEHAGVILSVLGVMLVAASWIALRPVKNKHPRLYQDALLAIVIGGGLTLGLVTQVILEVQPWFLPRYVVPLAGMLFASAMNAVSLAAERFEAECGRDRSYAEARNTALRAALIPVTNSLFAVGLVSLPGMMTGQILSGISPLIAAKYQIVIMCTVFGSSGISAALYLTFAKKHSSLKQIDAPIH